The genomic region ACCGAGTACAAGGCGTGGATGGCGGGGCACCGCATGGAAAACATCGGCCACGAGGGCGCCGGCGAGGTGGTGGAGGTCGCTCAGCCGGGGCGTGTGCAGGTGGGCGACCGGGTGGTGATCATGCCGCAACTCCCGTGCGGCACCTGTGCCCTGTGCCGCGCCGGCGACTACACCTACTGCGAGGACACCATCGACCACGAGACGGTGCACGGCACGAACGACGGGCGCGGGACGTTCTCGCAGTATATCGTCAAGCCATCCTGGCTGCTGATGCCGATCCCGGACAAGGTCACCTACGAGCAAGCCACCATGGCGATCGACGGCATCGGCGCCTCGTTCGCCGGCATGCAGGCGATCGGCGTGGACGCGTTCGACACGGTGCTGATCACCGGCCTCGGACCGGTGGGCCTGGGCGGCGTCATCAACGCGCAATTCCGCGGCGCGCGCGTGCTGGCGGTGGAGCCGGCGCCGTGGCGCGCCGCGCTCGGCCGCGAACTGGGCGCGGAAGTGGTGCTCGACCCGGCGGAGGGGGACCTGGAGGCGCGCATCCGCGACCTGACCGGCGGGCGCGGCGTGGACGCCGCCGTGGACTGCTCCGGCGCCGTGGCCGGCGAGCGGCTGTGCATCGACGCCGTGCGGCGCCGCGGGCGCGTGGTATTCGTGGGCGAGAACTCCAAGGAGATGCCCCTTACCGTCAGCCCGGACATGATCCGCAAAGGCCTGCACATCGCCGGCGTCTGGCTGTACAACCTGCGCGACTACGACGGCGTGATGCGCGTGATCGCCGAGTCGCCGCTGATCGACAAGCTGATCAGCCACACCATGCCGATGACCAGCATCCAGGACGCCTTCGGCCTGCTCGCCGCCGGCGAGTCCGCCAAGATCGTCCTCAACCCCTGGGAGTAGCCCTCAGGCAGGCGGCGAGCAGGCGCAACGTGCTCAGGGGAGCGGACGTCAGCCCGGGGCAGGCGCTGCCGGTGGGCGGCGGCGAGCGGTGCGAGTTGGGAGACGGGCTGTCGGGGACGGCGTTCCTGGTGGACTGGCGGGGCGACGGCGGGCGCGACATTCTCTATTCGCTGCTGCCCAACATGCACCGCGGCGGGGTCTACCTGTACCGCGAACGCCGCGGCGACCGTGCCGCGGTGCCGGTGTACGATCCCCCCGAGCCGGTCGCCGGCGTGACCGGCTACAATGCCATGCCGCTGGTCACTCGCGAGGGTGACCTGAACCTGCTCGCGTTCGGCAACCGGACGCGCGACCCGGCACGGGAGACCGACCCCGGCTGGCTCAAGCTGTACCGCAACAGGGGTGCGCGCTCGTCGCCGCGCTTTGCCGCTCCGGCGGAGCTCGTTCCGGTCGACGGCCGGTCGCTGGCCGAGGTATTCGCCGCCGCCGACCTGTGGAACCTGAGCCCGTACCATGACGCGGCCGGCGTCACCCACATCGTCATCTCGTGCCTGTACCAGTACGTGCTGGAGTACTGGCCGGACGCGCGCGGCACCGACCTGCGCGACTACCCGAACATGGGCGCCGGGCGCGGCTACCGCGCCGACGGCACCTGGATGGGCCGCAAGCCGACCACGCGCGTGTTCCTGCTGCGCAACACCGGCAGCAACGGACAGCCGCTGTTCGGCCCACCGGAGCAACTGGCCGAGTACCGCTCCTGGGACGGCCGCACCGACGCCGCCCTGGTCGACATCGACCGCGACGGCTCCCTGGAACTGCTGGTGCGCCGCGACGTGGACCGGCTGTTCGCCCTCCGCCTGGCGCCTGTGGAAGCCGGCACCGGCGACCGCCCCGGCGCTGACACAGCCGCGGAACGGTCCGCCGGCCCGCCGCCGGCGCCGCGGCCCGGCCGCGGTACGGCTGCCCAACCCGAGCCGGAGCGGGTGAGCCATTCGGCCTGCGGCGCGGCC from Spirochaetaceae bacterium harbors:
- a CDS encoding zinc-binding dehydrogenase, with protein sequence MKARITGERQSDVVPASVPEAKDDWVLVKVHASAMCTEYKAWMAGHRMENIGHEGAGEVVEVAQPGRVQVGDRVVIMPQLPCGTCALCRAGDYTYCEDTIDHETVHGTNDGRGTFSQYIVKPSWLLMPIPDKVTYEQATMAIDGIGASFAGMQAIGVDAFDTVLITGLGPVGLGGVINAQFRGARVLAVEPAPWRAALGRELGAEVVLDPAEGDLEARIRDLTGGRGVDAAVDCSGAVAGERLCIDAVRRRGRVVFVGENSKEMPLTVSPDMIRKGLHIAGVWLYNLRDYDGVMRVIAESPLIDKLISHTMPMTSIQDAFGLLAAGESAKIVLNPWE